Proteins encoded in a region of the Spirochaetota bacterium genome:
- a CDS encoding CsgG/HfaB family protein: MKFLRFFSVVLISVSIFACSTIDIAYTNKQVIQKRMKRVAVFPFDIKGAGWGDEFADAISHQFFKSGKVTTIEREAIQKILQEQPLSASGLMDDKQALKIGKLLGADVIIIGRGSALQAYRNNRYEPNCIDTFTLKAINTENGEILLTVRKEPGRAWDWRYRAKFCCGLTLIWDLNDILIESSQYDDIAKQVVKQILQIIQDDTRK, translated from the coding sequence ATGAAATTTTTACGGTTTTTTTCTGTTGTTCTTATTTCAGTTTCCATATTTGCCTGCTCAACTATCGACATCGCATATACAAATAAACAGGTAATACAAAAAAGAATGAAGCGGGTTGCAGTTTTTCCATTTGATATAAAAGGTGCTGGATGGGGCGATGAATTTGCCGATGCTATCTCACATCAATTTTTTAAAAGTGGAAAAGTTACCACAATTGAACGTGAAGCCATACAAAAAATTTTACAGGAACAGCCGCTTTCTGCATCAGGTTTGATGGATGATAAACAGGCTTTAAAAATTGGTAAATTGTTAGGTGCCGATGTTATTATAATAGGCCGCGGCTCTGCATTACAGGCGTATAGAAATAACAGGTACGAACCCAACTGTATTGATACATTCACGCTAAAAGCTATAAACACAGAAAATGGCGAGATATTATTAACTGTCCGTAAAGAACCAGGTAGAGCATGGGACTGGCGCTATAGGGCAAAATTCTGCTGTGGGCTCACTCTCATATGGGATCTCAACGACATCTTAATTGAAAGTTCTCAATATGATGACATTGCAAAACAGGTAGTAAAACAAATATTACAAATTATACAAGATGACACAAGAAAATGA